One Chitinophagales bacterium genomic window carries:
- a CDS encoding DNA-3-methyladenine glycosylase, producing the protein MSRRKLPRAFYMRDDVVTISRELLGKFLFTRVDGKLTGGIIVETEAYRGTDDRACHAYNNRFTKRNAVMHGPGGYAYVYLCYGIHHLFNIVVNRAGQADAVLVRAIEPTHGVEVMLQRRGMAAFNYRLTSGPGSVSRALGITTQHYGVDLLGSIIWLEDRGVRYGADAIVATPRVGVEYAGEHARYPWRFFVKDSRWVSQRG; encoded by the coding sequence ATGAGCAGACGAAAACTTCCCCGTGCATTTTATATGCGGGATGATGTGGTAACGATAAGCCGTGAGTTATTGGGCAAGTTTTTGTTTACCCGGGTGGATGGTAAACTCACCGGTGGTATTATTGTGGAAACCGAAGCCTACCGCGGAACGGACGACAGGGCTTGCCATGCCTATAACAATCGTTTTACCAAACGAAATGCCGTTATGCACGGTCCCGGTGGATATGCCTATGTGTATCTCTGTTATGGCATACATCATTTGTTCAACATTGTAGTAAACCGGGCAGGCCAGGCCGATGCCGTTCTTGTGCGTGCCATTGAACCCACCCATGGTGTGGAAGTGATGTTGCAGCGCAGAGGTATGGCTGCGTTCAATTATAGACTAACTTCCGGGCCCGGCAGTGTGAGCCGGGCACTGGGGATTACCACGCAACATTATGGTGTGGATCTGTTGGGCTCTATAATATGGCTTGAAGACAGAGGAGTCCGATATGGTGCTGATGCTATTGTGGCAACGCCAAGGGTAGGTGTGGAGTATGCCGGAGAACATGCCCGATACCCCTGGCGTTTTTTCGTAAAGGATAGCCGGTGGGTGAGTCAGAGGGGTTAG
- a CDS encoding S-adenosylmethionine-dependent methyltransferase, with amino-acid sequence MKRKQEGKLYIIPAPIGNNEGEFLAESVKRIVYSLRHFVVEKEKTARRILRHIGYTQAFDDTYFTEINKNTRPEKLLPIIDIIRQGISVGLMAEAGMPCLADPGETLVELAHQHNITVVPLAGPSAIMLALVASGLGANGFAFWGYLPVKPLERRKQLLELERLSRKYDEAQIFIETPYRNMQLFEEILKACLDNTLVCIAREINQPGQFIRTLPVKQWRKTKVSLHKRPTVFILSAR; translated from the coding sequence ATGAAGCGCAAGCAGGAAGGTAAGCTCTATATCATTCCGGCTCCTATCGGAAACAACGAGGGAGAATTTCTCGCAGAATCGGTAAAACGGATTGTCTACAGCCTGCGTCATTTTGTGGTGGAGAAAGAAAAAACAGCCAGACGCATCCTCAGACATATCGGCTATACCCAGGCGTTTGATGACACTTACTTTACGGAAATCAACAAAAATACCCGACCCGAAAAGCTCCTGCCTATTATAGATATTATCAGGCAGGGCATTTCAGTCGGGTTAATGGCTGAAGCTGGAATGCCCTGTCTTGCTGATCCCGGTGAAACATTGGTAGAGCTGGCGCATCAGCACAACATCACCGTAGTGCCCCTTGCTGGACCGTCTGCCATCATGCTGGCTCTGGTAGCATCCGGTTTGGGAGCCAACGGGTTTGCCTTCTGGGGCTATCTGCCGGTTAAACCTCTGGAGCGCAGAAAACAACTTCTGGAACTGGAACGGCTTTCCCGCAAATACGATGAAGCGCAGATTTTTATTGAAACACCCTACCGAAACATGCAACTGTTTGAAGAGATTCTCAAAGCCTGCCTGGATAATACGCTTGTATGCATTGCCCGCGAAATCAACCAGCCCGGCCAGTTTATCCGCACCCTGCCAGTAAAACAGTGGCGAAAAACCAAGGTGAGTTTACACAAACGTCCCACTGTATTTATTCTTTCAGCCAGATAA
- a CDS encoding ATPase AAA, with amino-acid sequence MLFQGTDTYIATRELQIAVNAAIHLQKPLLIKGEPGTGKTLLAHEVAKALNKPIITWHIKSTTTAHQGLYEYDAVSRLRDSQLGRAGVENIANYIKKGKLWQAFEAEEPVVLLIDEIDKADIEFPNDLLLELDKMEFYCYELQQTIRAKNRPIVFITSNNEKELPDPFLRRCIFHYIRFPDKETMQQIVEVHYPGLRKKLVQNAMKIFYELREIRGIRKKPSTSELLDWIKLLLLDNTDEKELENADLRTYLPPHAGALLKNEHDMELLLNLGKIYRF; translated from the coding sequence ATGTTATTTCAAGGAACAGATACTTACATCGCCACCAGGGAGCTTCAGATAGCCGTAAATGCTGCAATTCATTTGCAGAAGCCACTGCTGATAAAGGGTGAGCCCGGCACAGGCAAAACTCTGCTGGCGCACGAAGTTGCAAAAGCCTTAAATAAACCAATTATCACCTGGCATATCAAATCCACCACTACCGCGCATCAGGGGTTGTATGAGTATGATGCCGTGTCGCGGCTACGTGATTCGCAATTGGGCAGAGCGGGAGTGGAAAATATTGCCAATTACATTAAAAAGGGCAAGTTATGGCAAGCATTTGAGGCTGAAGAACCCGTGGTGTTGCTGATTGATGAGATTGATAAGGCAGACATTGAATTTCCCAATGATTTGTTGCTGGAACTGGATAAGATGGAATTTTACTGCTACGAATTGCAGCAGACTATTCGTGCCAAAAACCGCCCGATTGTGTTTATCACCTCCAATAATGAAAAAGAGCTGCCCGACCCTTTTTTGCGCAGGTGCATTTTTCACTATATCCGGTTCCCGGATAAAGAAACCATGCAACAAATTGTGGAGGTGCATTACCCAGGACTGAGAAAAAAGCTTGTGCAAAATGCCATGAAAATATTTTACGAGCTGCGTGAAATAAGAGGCATCCGCAAAAAGCCTTCCACCAGCGAACTGCTGGATTGGATTAAGCTGCTTCTGCTGGACAACACCGATGAAAAGGAGCTGGAGAATGCCGACCTGCGCACCTATCTGCCTCCCCATGCCGGAGCGCTCCTGAAGAACGAACATGATATGGAGCTACTCCTCAATCTCGGGAAGATTTACCGCTTCTGA